A window of Streptomyces sp. NBC_01689 genomic DNA:
TCCCGCATCCCGCTCCTCTGCATGCCGAACGCCGGTCTGCCGGTCCTCACCAAGGACGGCGCGCACTTCCCGCTCGGCCCCGAGGGACTGGCCGACGCGCAGGAGAACTTCGTCCGTGACTACGGCCTGTCCCTGGTCGGCGGCTGCTGCGGCACGACGCCCGAGCACCTGCGGCAGCTCGTCGAGCGGGTGCGGGGGGTCGAGCCCACCGAGCGTCACCCGCAGCCGGAGCCCGGTGCCGCGTCGCTCTACCAGACCGTGCCGTTCCGCCAGGACACCGCGTACATGGCGATCGGCGAGCGCACCAACGCCAACGGTTCGAAGAAGTTCCGCGAGGCCATGCTGGACGCCCGCTGGGACGACTGCGTGGAGATGGCCCGCGACCAGATCCGCGAGGGCGCCCACATGCTCGACCTCTGCGTCGACTACGTCGGCCGGGACGGCGTCGCGGACATGGAGGAGCTCGCCGGACGTTTCGCCACCGCCTCGACGCTGCCGATCGTCCTCGACTCGACCGAGGTCGACGTCATCCGCGCGGGCCTGGAGAAGCTGGGCGGCCGGGCCGTCATCAACTCCGTCAACTACGAGGACGGGGACGGTCCCGACTCGCGCTTCGCGAAGGTGACCCGGCTCGCCCGCGAGCACGGTGCCGCGCTGATCGCGCTCACCATCGACGAGGAGGGCCAGGCCCGCACCGTCGAGACCAAGGTCGCCATCGCCGAACGGCTGATCGAGGACCTGACGGAGAACTGGGGCATCCACGAGTCCGACATCCTCATCGACACCCTGACCTTCACCATCTGCACCGGTCAGGAGGAGTCCCGCAAGGACGGCATCGCCACGATCGAGGCGATCCGCGAGCTGAAGCGGCGCCGCCCCGACGTGCAGACCACGCTGGGTCTGTCGAACATCTCCTTCGGCCTCAACCCGGCCGCCCGGGTGCTGCTCAACTCGGTCTTCCTCGACGAGTGCGTCAAGGCCGGCCTCGACTCCGCGATCGTGCACGCGAGCAAGATCCTGCCCATCGCGCGCTTCGACGACGAGCAGGTCACCACCGCCCTCGACCTCATCCACGACCGGCGCGCCGAGGGATACGACCCGCTGCAGAAGCTGATGGCGCTGTTCGAGGGCGCCACCACCAAGTCCCTGAAGGCGGGCAGGGCCGAGGAGCTGGCCGCGCTGCCGCTGGACGAGCGGCTCAAGCGGCGCATCATCGACGGCGAGAAGAACGGCCTGGAGGCGGACCTCGACGAGGCCCTCCGCAGCCGTCCCGCCCTGGACATCGTCAACGAGACGCTGCTCGACGGCATGAAGGTGGTCGGCGAGCTGTTCGGCTCCGGCCAGATGCAGCTGCCGTTCGTGCTCCAGTCCGCCGAGGTCATGAAGTCCGCGGTGGCGTTCCTCGAACCGCACATGGAGAAGTCGGACGCCGAGGGCAAGGGCACCATCGTGCTGGCCACCGTGCGCGGAGACGTCCACGACATCGGCAAGAACCTCGTCGACATCATCCTGTCGAACAACGGCTACAACGTCGTCAACCTCGGTATCAAGCAGCCGGTCTCCGCGATCCTGGACGCCGCCGAGGAGCACCGGGCCGACGTCATCGGCATGTCCGGACTGCTGGTCAAGTCCACGGTGATCATGAAGGAGAACCTGGAGGAGCTCAACCAGCGCGGGCTGTCCGCCGACTACCCCGTCATCCTCGGCGGCGCCGCCCTGACCAGGGCGTACGTCGAACAGGACCTCTACGAGATCTACGAGGGCGAAGTCCGCTACGCCCGAGACGCGTTCGAGGGCCTGCGTCTGATGGACGCGCTGATCGGGGTCAAGCGGGGCGTGCCCGGGGCCGTGCTGCCGGAACTGAAGCAGCGCCGGGTGCGGGCCGCCGCCGCGCAGCCCGTGCCCGAGGAGCGCCCCGAGGAGGGGCACGTCCGCTCCGACGTCGCGGTCGACAACCCCGTGCCCACGCCGCCGTTCCGGGGCACCCGGGTCATCAAGGGCATCCAGCTCAAGGAGTACGCGTCCTGGCTGGACGAGGGCGCCCTCTTCAAGGGGCAGTGGGGCCTCAAGCAGGCCCGTACGGGCGAGGGACCGTCGTACGAGGAGCTCGTCGAGACCGAGGGCCGGCCCCGGCTGCGCGGGCTGCTCGACAAGCTGCAGACCGACAACCTGCTCGAAGCGGCCGTCGTCTACGGGTACTTCCCGTGCGTCTCCAAGGACGACGACCTGATCCTGCTGGACGAGCAGGGCAACGAACGCACCCGGTTCACGTTCCCGCGCCAGCGTCGCGGACGGCGGCTGTGCCTCGCCGACTTCTTCCGTCCCGAGGAGTCCGGCGAGACGGACGTGGTCGGCCTCCAGGTGGTCACCGTCGGCTCCCGGATCGGCGAGGAGACCGCCAAGCTCTTCGAGTCCAACTCCTACCGCGACTACCTCGAACTGCACGGCCTGTCCGTGCAGTTGGCGGAGGCGCTGGCCGAGTACTGGCACGCCCGGGTCCGTTCGGAGCTCGGTTTCTCGGGTGAGGACCCGGCGGCCGTGGAGGACATGTTCGCCCTCAAGTACCGGGGCGCCCGCTTCTCCCTCGGCTACGGTGCCTGCCCCGACCTGGAGGACCGCGCGAAGATCGCCGAACTGCTGGAACCCGAGCGGATCGGGGTCCACCTCTCCGAGGAGTTCCAGCTGCACCCCGAGCAGTCCACGGACGCCATCGTGATCCACCACCCGGAGGCGAAGTACTTCAACGCGCGCTAGGTCGTGTCCGCGGCCCACAGGCGGCCCACAGGGCCCTCCACGTCGTGCGCGGGCCCCGAGGAGCCCCGGGCCGCCCGTGCGTGCGGCCCGGGGCTCCTCGGGGCTCTCAGGGGCGGGCCACCGGCCCCGCGCCACGCGCCGCGGGGGTGTCGGCAGGCACTCCGGCCACGGGAGACGTACACTGGTCGGTCCACCGCAGGCCGGTCGCCCCTTGCTCCTCGAAGGGTGACCGGCCTGATCGTCCCTCCAGGAGGTGTGCCAGGATGACCAGCACGGTCCCCGCGCTCGGTACCCGTACGGCCGAAGGCTCCGCACTGCAAGCCGTACTCCTCGACATGGACGGCACCCTGGTGGACACCGAGGGGTTCTGGTGGGACGTCGAGGTCGAGATCTTCAAGACGCTCGGGCACACCCTCGACGAGTCCTGGCGCCAGGTCGTCGTCGGCGGTCCCATGAGCCGCAGCGCGAACTTCCTGATCGAGGCCACCGGCGCCGACATCACCTTCGACGAGCTCTCGGTGCTGCTGAACGACGGCTTCGAGCGCCGTATCGGTACGGCCCTGCCGCTGATGCCGGGCGCGTCCCGGCTCCTCGCGGAGCTCGCCGCCCACAGGATTCCCACCGCCCTGGTCTCCGCCTCGCATCGGCGGATCATCGACCGGATCCTGGCCTCGCTCGGACCCCAGTACTTCACGCTGACCGTCGCGGGCGACGAGGTGGAGCGCACGAAGCCGTTCCCCGACCCGTACCTGCTGGCGGCCGCCGGTCTCAGCGCGGACCCGGCCCGCTGCGCGGTGATCGAGGACACCGCCACCGGCGTCGCGGCCGCGGAGGCGGCGGGCTGTCAGGTGGTCGCCGTACCCTCCGTCGCCCCCATCTCGGCCGCCGCCCGGCGCACGGTCGTGACCTCCCTGGAAGAGGTCGACCTGGCCTTTCTGCGCGGTCTGATGACGGAAATGCGCTAGGCGTTCACCCAGCGTGCGGATCCGAATGATCGGATTGCCGCGGCGTATCCGCGGGTAGGCGGAACGGAGTCGCCGCGAAGAATTCGATCTGTGGGCGGATGGCCGAATTCCGGTACACCGCAGCCAAGTTGGTCATGTGATGTTCGTCACGTGACAGAGGGTCGACAGAGTGGTCGCAGTGTGCCGTTGTCCCCTTTTCGGGGGTGATCGGGACGTCCTTGTGTCCTGATTGGTGGAACGCTGCACGAATCCTTCCGCTGTCGGGTTATCGGTGCGTCCACGCCCGGTTTCGCTGCGTGATGGGAACTCAACTCCGGTCTCTGCCGGGTGTACTGGCGGTGCGGACTAATGTCAGCGCGAGAACCTCGCCATAACCCCCGTGACTCGCCCGCACCACCCCTGTTTGGCGTGTACACGGACACGACAGCTCTGGAGAAACTCGAGCATGAACCGCAAGACTTTGGTGCTGCCGGCCGTTGTGGGTCTGCTCGCCCCGGTGCTCGCCGCGTGCGGCGGTTCCGACAGCGGGGGCAACGGCGGCGACCCGATCGTCGTCGGCACCACGGACCGGTTCTCCGCGTCGAAGGACGCCCCGGCTCCTCTCGACCCGGCGTACGCGTACGACGTCGGCACCTGGAACATCTTGCGTCAGACGGTGCAGACGCTGATGGTCCAGCCCCGTGGTGACGGCGATCCCCAGCCCGAAGCCGCCGAGAGCTGCGGTTTCACCGACTCCGGCAACGAGCGCTACGCCTGCAAGCTGCGCGAGGGCCTGAAGTTCGCGAGCGGCGACCCGATCACCGCCAAGGACGTGAAGTTCTCGATCGACCGCGCCCTGGCCATCAAGGCCGACAGTGGTGTGTTCGCGCTGCTGTCCACCATCGACACCGTCGAGGCGCAGGGCGACCGCGAGGTGATCTTCCACCTCAAGAGCGCGGACGCGACCTTCCCGTTCAAGCTGTCGACCCCGGTCGCCGGCATCGTGAACCCCAAGGACTACGAGAAGGACAAGCTGCGCGACGGCTTCCAGGTCGACGGCTCGGGTCCGTACACCCTTGAGGCCGACGTCAAGGGCGACGCGGCGGTCAAGGTCGTCTTCACCAAGAACCCGAACTACAAGGGTCTGTTGAAGCCGAAGAACAGCAAGGTCGAGATGCGGTCCTTCGACAGCGCCGACGCCATGGGCGCCGCGCTCAACAAGGGCGACATCGACCTGATGACCCGTTCGATGACGCCGGACCAGATCCAGAAGCTCGGCAACCTGGGCACCGACAGCAAGATCAACCTCGTCGAGATGCCCGGCCTCGAGATCCGCTACCTCGGCTTCAACACCGACGACCCGTCGGTGAAGAGCAAGGCCGTCCGGCAGGCGATGGCCGAGGTCGTCAACCGCGGCGAGCTGGTCTCCAAGGTGTACGGCTCCCAGGCCGAGCCGCTGTACTCGCTCGTCCCGGCCACCATCACCGGTCACTCGAACTCGTTCTTCAACAAGTACGGCGACCCGAGCGCCTCCCGGGCGGCCACGACGCTGTCCAAGGCCGGCATCACCACGCCGGTGAAGCTCACCCTGCACTACACGACCGACCACTACGGCTCGGCCACCAAGCCGGAGTTCGAGGTGCTGCAGCAGCAGCTCAACGCCACCGGCCTGTTCCAGGTCCAGATCAAGGGCACGCCCTGGGAGTCGTTCCGCCCGGCCGAGAAGAAGGGCGAGTACCAGGTCTACGGCATGGGCTGGTTCCCCGACTTCCCGGACGCCGACAACTACCTGGCGCCGTTCCTCGACAAGGACAACACCCTCGGCTCCCCGTACGTGAACTCCAAGATCCGCGGCTCGCTGATCCCGGACTCGCGTCGCGAGGCCGACCGTCTGACCGCGTCGAAGAGCCTCACGACCATCCAGGACATAGTGGCCGACGATGTCCCGATCCTTCCGTTGTGGCAGGGTAAGCAGTACATCGCCGCACGGGACGACATCACGGGCGCCGAGTGGGCCCTGAACTCCTCCTCGACGCTGCAGCTGTGGGAGCTCGGTCGCGGCGTGGGCAGCTGATCGGTCCTCCGGGGGCGTCGGCCGCCCCGGACCGGCATCCGCCGGACCGGCGCCCCAGAGAACCAATGACAAGGCACCTCCTCGTGAACATGCGCAACCAATGGCCGGTCCTGTCCATAGCGACGGGGCTGGCCATCGGCCTGCTCGCCGGCTGTGGCTCGGAAACGGGCGGCACCGGGGGCACCGGCTCCTCCCTCGTGATCGGTATGTCCGACGACGTCCTGGCCACCGACCCGGCCTCCGGGTACGACCCCGGGTCCTGGCTGTTGTTCGACAACGTTTTCCAGACCCTGCTGAGCTTCGCCAACGGCGCGACGGAGCCGACGCCCGAAGCCGCCGAGAAGTGCTCCTTCTCGGGCACCGGGACCACCGTCTACACCTGCACCCTCCGGGACGGCCTGAAGTTCAGCAACGGTGACCCGCTCACCTCGAAGGACGTCAAGTTCTCCTTCGACCGCACGCTGGACATCGCCGACCCCAACGGCCCCGCGGTCATGTTCCCCATGCTCGACTCGGTGCGGACCCCGGACGCCAGGACCGTCGTCTTCAAGCTCAAGTACGGTGACGCCACCTTCCCGAGCAAGATCGCCTCGGGCGCCGGATCGATCGTGGACCACCGGCAGTACGTGGGCGACCAGCTGCGCCGGGACCACCGGGCGGTCGGTTCGGGCCCGTACAAACTCGACTCCTTCGGCAAGGACCAGGCCGTCTTCTCGGTCAACGGCAGCTACCGGGGCACCGCCAAGGTCAAGAACTCCGGCGTCACCCTGAAGTTCTTCCACGACGACCAGGCGGCCCTCAGGGCTGCGGTGCTGGACCACCGGATCGACGTCGCCTACCGGGGTCTGGACGCCGACGGCATCGCGGACATCACCGACGGCACCGCCACGGGCAAGGGCGTCGACGTCGTCCAGGGCAGCAGCGCCGAGGTGCAGCACCTGGTCTTCAACATGCACGACCCGGTGGCCGGAAAGCTCGGAGTGCGCAAGGCCATCGCCCACCTCCTCGACCGCGACGCCCTCGTCAGCAAGGTCTACCAGGGCACGGCGGCGCCGCTCTACTCGATCATCCCGGCCGGGATCACGGGGCACGACACGGCCTTCTCCGACACCTACGGCCCCCGCCCGTCGAAGGCGCAGGCCGCGGCGGCCCTCAAGGACGAGGGCATCACCGGCAAGGTCTCCCTCACCCTCTGGTCGACCCCGTCGCGCTACGGTCCGGCCACCGACGAGGAGTTCAAGGCGATCGCCCAGCAGCTCAACGCCAGCGGGCTGTTCCACGCGACCGTCAAGTCCGTCCCCTTCAGCCGGTACGAGAAGGACGTCGCGCACGGCAAGTACGGCGTCTACGTGAAGGGCTGGGTGCCCGACTACCCGGACCCGGACAACTTCACGGCCCCGTTCTTCGGCAAGGGCAACGTGCTGCAGAACAACTACTCCAACAGCACCATCACCGGTCGGCTCATCCCGAAGACGGCCGTTCAGCAGAATCGTTCCGCCACCGAGGCCGACTACGGCAGGCTCCAGGGCATCGTGGCCGATCAGCTCCCGGTCATCCCGGTCTGGCAGGCCAAGCAGTACGCGGTCGCCGGGGAGAACGTCTACGGCGTGGAGAACTGCCTCGACACCTCGACCGTGTTCCGGTTCTGGGAGATCAGCAAGGACTGACCGGACGTACGGGGCCGTCCGCGTGCGCCCGTACGCGGACGGCCCCGTACGCGGATGCCCTGGGGAACAGCCGTGGGCGCCTTCCTCCGTACGTCCCGGAGGAAGGCGCCCACGGCCGCGCGGACTCACTGCGCGCCGGGGCGCACCAACCCGCTCTCGTACGCGTACACCGCGGCCTGCACCCGGTCCCGCAGACCCAGCTTGGTGAGGACGTGGCCCACATGCGTCTTGACGGTGGTCTCGCTGACGAAGAGGTCGGCGGCGATCTCCGCGTTCGACAGGCCGCGCGCCACCAGCTTCAGGACCTCCACCTCGCGCTCGGTGAGGGTGTGCAGGGTGTCGGGCACCGGCTCGTCACCGGACGGCAGATGACCCGCGTACTTGTCCAGGAGCCGGCGCGTGATGCTCGGGGCGAGCATCGCCTCGCCCGCGGCGACGACCCGGATCGCCTGCACCAGCTCGTTGGCCGGAGCGTCCTTCAGAAGGAAACCGCTGGCGCCCGCGCGCAGCGCCTCCACCACGTACTCGTCGAGGTCGAAGGTGGTGAGGACGAGCACCTTCGCCGGACCGTCGCGCCCGGGGCCGGTGATCTGCCGGGTCGCCTCCACCCCGTCCATCCGCGGCATGCGGATGTCCATCAGAACCACATCGGGCTGCAGGGCACGCACCTGATCCAGTGCCTGGAGACCGTCACCGGCCTCGCCGACGACCGCCAGATCCTGCTCGGCCTCCAGAATCATCCGGAAGCCGGTACGCAGCAGCGGCTGGTCGTCGACCAGTAGGACGCGGATGGCCACGTAAGTCTCCTTCGCTAGTCCGGCCCCATTCTGCCCTGCTCGGTACCGCCCGACTCGGGCGCCCTGACCGGGAGCGGATACGGCGGGGGAGTACCGCCGAATTCCGGACACACCGCCTGGTGGTCGCACCAGCCGCACAGTTTGGTGGGACGCGGCCGCCAGTCACCCGTCTCGGTGGCCTCCCGGATCGCCTCCCACAGCGCGAGCAGCTTGCGCTCCACCCGCTCCAGGTCCGCGATCGCCGGGTCGTACGTCAGCACGTCGCCGCTGCCCAGGTAGACGAGCTGGAGGCGGCGCGGGACCACTCCCTTCAGCCGCCACACCACGAGGGCGTAGAACTTCATCTGGAACAACGCGCCCTCGGCGTACTCGGGCCGGGGGGCCTTGCCCGTCTTGTAGTCGACGATCCTGACCTCGCCGGTCGGCGCCACGTCGACCCGGTCGATGATGCCGCGCAGCTTCAGCCCGGAGTCGAGCCGGGCCTCGACGAACAGCTCGCGCTCCGCGGGTTCGAGCCGGGTGGGGTCCTCCAGGCTGAACCAGCGCTCCACCAGACTCTCCGCCTCGCCGAGCCAGCGCGCCAGGCGCTCGCCCTCGGGGTCGTCGGCGAACAGCTCCACGACCTCGGGGCGGCTCTCGCGCAGCCGGTCCCACTGCGCGGGGATGAGGGACTTGGCCCGCGGGACCGTCCGCTCCGTCGCCGGGGCGTCGAAGAGCCGCTCCAGCACCGCGTGCACCAGCGTGCCGCGGGTGGCCGCCTCGCTCGGCTTCTCGGGGAGCTTGTCGATCACCCGGAACCGGTAGAGCAGCGGGCACTGCATGAAGTCGCCGGCGCGCGAGGGCGAGAGCGACGCCGGCGGCACGGCGGCCGTGACGGCCGCGGTCGGCTCGGGCGGCACGGCGCCCTCGGTGCTGGTCTCCATGTCCCAAGACCTTACGGCCCGCCACTGACAGTGAGTGCACGCGAGGGACCTGTGCGACGGCGCGGAGAACAGAGGGGGTGCCGGGGCGGAACGTGTCGCGACCGACGCATACCATCGAGCACAGACCCTGCTCCGTGTGACCGGGAGCGGGAGACGCTTCGAACGAGGGGACATCGTGGACGAGAGCGGCGGGAGCGGGCAGCCGCGATCCGGCACCGACGAAGCGACCGAGCGCCACGAGGGGCCCCAGGTCCCCGCGGGCCCGGCCGCCGACGCCACGCGCTCCGGACCTGACCGGCACGAGCCCCCCGCGGGGCAGGCACCCACCGACCCGGACGCCCCCGCCCCCGACCCGGCCCGCCCGCATCCTGAGGCGCCGGCCGGCCCCGCACCGCACGGCGCCTCCGGGGACGGACCGGCGACGAGCACCCCGCCCACCGGACCGGCCGCACCGCGCGACGCCCCTGACCACCGGCCGGGCCCGGACGGCGACACCTCCGCAGGGACGGCACGGCCCGCGGACACCGCGCCGGACCACGGGACACCTGAAGAGGCCTCTGCCGGAGCCGGAACCGGCCCCGGCGCCGCGTCGCCGCAGCGGGCGCACGGCCGGCCCGACACCGGCACGGACCCCTCCGCGCACCACCGCACCCTCGCCCACTCCGGCACCGGCGGGGACGGCGGGACCGGCGTGGACGGCGGCCCCGGCCGGCCGAAGCCCCCGCGGCGGGGCCGGGAGCCCGGCGGCGGTCTTCTGATGGGGCGTCCGTTCGGCGTACCGGTGTACGTCGCGCCCAGCTGGTTCCTCGTGGCCGCGCTGATCACCTGGGTGTTCGGCGGCCAGCTCGACCGCGTGCTGCCCGAACTCGGCGCCCTGCGCTACCTCGTCTCCCTCTTCTTCGCGGTCGCCTTCTACGCTTCCGTCCTGGTCCACGAACTGGCCCACACGGTCGCCGCCCTGCGCTTCAAGCTGCCGGTCCGCCGGATCCAGCTGCAGTTCTTCGGCGGGGTGTCCGAGATCGAGAAGGAGGCCGAGACCCCGGGCCGCGAGTTCGTGCTGGCCTTCGTCGGACCGCTGCTCTCCCTCGTCCTCTCCGGCCTCTTCTACCTCGCCATGCTCGCCGTCGAGCCCGGCACCGTCCCCGGCGTCCTGCTGGCCGGCCTGATGATCTCCAACCTGATCGTGGCCGCCTTCAACCTGCTTCCCGGCCTGCCCCTGGACGGCGGCCGGATGCTGCGCGCCGTCGTCTGGAAGATCACCGGCAGGCCGATGAGCGGCACCGTCGCGGCCGCCTGGGTCGGCCGCGCGCTCGCCGTCTCCGTCCTGATCGGACTGCCCCTGCTCACCCAGTCCGGAGCGCTCGGCGAGACCCAGGACAACATCGGCGGCATGGACACGGTCACCGACGCCCTGCTGGCCGCGATCCTCGCCGCGATCATCTGGACCGGCGCCGGCAACAGCCTCCGCATGGCCCGTCTGCGCGAGCACCTGCCCGAACTGCGGGCCCGCTCGCTCACCCGGCGAGCAGTCCCGGTCGAGACCAGCACCCCCCTCTCCGAGGCGCTGCGCCGCGCCAACGACGCGGGTGCCCGCGCCCTGGTCGTCGTCGACTCGGACGGCGAGCCCCTCTCCCTGGTGCGCGAGGCCGCCATTGTCGGCGTACCGGAGCACCGCCGCCCCTGGGTCGCCGTCAGCGGCCTCGCCCAGGACATCACCGACGGCATGCGCGTCTCCGCCGAGCTCGCGGGCGAGCCCCTCCTCGACGTACTGCGCGCGACCCCCGCGACCGAGTACCTGGTGGTGGAGGAGTCCGGCGAGATCTACGGCGTCCTCTCGGCCGCCGACGTGGAGCGGGCCTTCGTCAAGGCGATGGCCAGGCCCTCCTGAGCCGCCCGCGGGGGCCGCGCGCCCCGACGGGCGGTGCCCGGACGCGGCGCCGCCACCGGCCCGGCGCCCGGGGCGGCGGCCCGGCGGCGCCCATGGTCGGCGCCCCGCGCGGGGACCGGTAGGCTGTTCGCATGTCCGAACCGACCGGTGCCGCCCGCAGGCGCGGGCCCTTCAAGGTCGGGGACCAGGTTCAGCTGACCGACCCCAAGGGCCGCCACTACACGTTCACGCTCGAGGCCGGGAAGAACTTCCACACCCACAAGGGTTCCTTCCCGCACGACGAGCTGATCGGTGCTCCCGAGGGCAGCGTTGTCCGCAC
This region includes:
- a CDS encoding RecB family exonuclease — translated: METSTEGAVPPEPTAAVTAAVPPASLSPSRAGDFMQCPLLYRFRVIDKLPEKPSEAATRGTLVHAVLERLFDAPATERTVPRAKSLIPAQWDRLRESRPEVVELFADDPEGERLARWLGEAESLVERWFSLEDPTRLEPAERELFVEARLDSGLKLRGIIDRVDVAPTGEVRIVDYKTGKAPRPEYAEGALFQMKFYALVVWRLKGVVPRRLQLVYLGSGDVLTYDPAIADLERVERKLLALWEAIREATETGDWRPRPTKLCGWCDHQAVCPEFGGTPPPYPLPVRAPESGGTEQGRMGPD
- a CDS encoding response regulator translates to MAIRVLLVDDQPLLRTGFRMILEAEQDLAVVGEAGDGLQALDQVRALQPDVVLMDIRMPRMDGVEATRQITGPGRDGPAKVLVLTTFDLDEYVVEALRAGASGFLLKDAPANELVQAIRVVAAGEAMLAPSITRRLLDKYAGHLPSGDEPVPDTLHTLTEREVEVLKLVARGLSNAEIAADLFVSETTVKTHVGHVLTKLGLRDRVQAAVYAYESGLVRPGAQ
- a CDS encoding ABC transporter substrate-binding protein translates to MNMRNQWPVLSIATGLAIGLLAGCGSETGGTGGTGSSLVIGMSDDVLATDPASGYDPGSWLLFDNVFQTLLSFANGATEPTPEAAEKCSFSGTGTTVYTCTLRDGLKFSNGDPLTSKDVKFSFDRTLDIADPNGPAVMFPMLDSVRTPDARTVVFKLKYGDATFPSKIASGAGSIVDHRQYVGDQLRRDHRAVGSGPYKLDSFGKDQAVFSVNGSYRGTAKVKNSGVTLKFFHDDQAALRAAVLDHRIDVAYRGLDADGIADITDGTATGKGVDVVQGSSAEVQHLVFNMHDPVAGKLGVRKAIAHLLDRDALVSKVYQGTAAPLYSIIPAGITGHDTAFSDTYGPRPSKAQAAAALKDEGITGKVSLTLWSTPSRYGPATDEEFKAIAQQLNASGLFHATVKSVPFSRYEKDVAHGKYGVYVKGWVPDYPDPDNFTAPFFGKGNVLQNNYSNSTITGRLIPKTAVQQNRSATEADYGRLQGIVADQLPVIPVWQAKQYAVAGENVYGVENCLDTSTVFRFWEISKD
- a CDS encoding HAD family hydrolase produces the protein MTSTVPALGTRTAEGSALQAVLLDMDGTLVDTEGFWWDVEVEIFKTLGHTLDESWRQVVVGGPMSRSANFLIEATGADITFDELSVLLNDGFERRIGTALPLMPGASRLLAELAAHRIPTALVSASHRRIIDRILASLGPQYFTLTVAGDEVERTKPFPDPYLLAAAGLSADPARCAVIEDTATGVAAAEAAGCQVVAVPSVAPISAAARRTVVTSLEEVDLAFLRGLMTEMR
- the metH gene encoding methionine synthase, whose protein sequence is MASLPNPSPSSEFAENRARIDALREALATRVVVADGAMGTMLQAQDPTLEDFENLEGCNEILNLTRPDIVRSVHEAYFDVGVDCVETNTFGANHSAMAEYDIADRVHELSEAGARLAREVADDYASRDGRRRWVLGSIGPGTKLPTLGHVPYGTLRDGFQANAEGLIAGGADALIVETTQDLLQTKASLLGARRAMEALGLDLPLLCSMAFETTGTMLLGSEIGAALTALEPLGIDMIGLNCSTGPAEMSEHLRYLTRHSRIPLLCMPNAGLPVLTKDGAHFPLGPEGLADAQENFVRDYGLSLVGGCCGTTPEHLRQLVERVRGVEPTERHPQPEPGAASLYQTVPFRQDTAYMAIGERTNANGSKKFREAMLDARWDDCVEMARDQIREGAHMLDLCVDYVGRDGVADMEELAGRFATASTLPIVLDSTEVDVIRAGLEKLGGRAVINSVNYEDGDGPDSRFAKVTRLAREHGAALIALTIDEEGQARTVETKVAIAERLIEDLTENWGIHESDILIDTLTFTICTGQEESRKDGIATIEAIRELKRRRPDVQTTLGLSNISFGLNPAARVLLNSVFLDECVKAGLDSAIVHASKILPIARFDDEQVTTALDLIHDRRAEGYDPLQKLMALFEGATTKSLKAGRAEELAALPLDERLKRRIIDGEKNGLEADLDEALRSRPALDIVNETLLDGMKVVGELFGSGQMQLPFVLQSAEVMKSAVAFLEPHMEKSDAEGKGTIVLATVRGDVHDIGKNLVDIILSNNGYNVVNLGIKQPVSAILDAAEEHRADVIGMSGLLVKSTVIMKENLEELNQRGLSADYPVILGGAALTRAYVEQDLYEIYEGEVRYARDAFEGLRLMDALIGVKRGVPGAVLPELKQRRVRAAAAQPVPEERPEEGHVRSDVAVDNPVPTPPFRGTRVIKGIQLKEYASWLDEGALFKGQWGLKQARTGEGPSYEELVETEGRPRLRGLLDKLQTDNLLEAAVVYGYFPCVSKDDDLILLDEQGNERTRFTFPRQRRGRRLCLADFFRPEESGETDVVGLQVVTVGSRIGEETAKLFESNSYRDYLELHGLSVQLAEALAEYWHARVRSELGFSGEDPAAVEDMFALKYRGARFSLGYGACPDLEDRAKIAELLEPERIGVHLSEEFQLHPEQSTDAIVIHHPEAKYFNAR
- a CDS encoding ABC transporter substrate-binding protein, which produces MNRKTLVLPAVVGLLAPVLAACGGSDSGGNGGDPIVVGTTDRFSASKDAPAPLDPAYAYDVGTWNILRQTVQTLMVQPRGDGDPQPEAAESCGFTDSGNERYACKLREGLKFASGDPITAKDVKFSIDRALAIKADSGVFALLSTIDTVEAQGDREVIFHLKSADATFPFKLSTPVAGIVNPKDYEKDKLRDGFQVDGSGPYTLEADVKGDAAVKVVFTKNPNYKGLLKPKNSKVEMRSFDSADAMGAALNKGDIDLMTRSMTPDQIQKLGNLGTDSKINLVEMPGLEIRYLGFNTDDPSVKSKAVRQAMAEVVNRGELVSKVYGSQAEPLYSLVPATITGHSNSFFNKYGDPSASRAATTLSKAGITTPVKLTLHYTTDHYGSATKPEFEVLQQQLNATGLFQVQIKGTPWESFRPAEKKGEYQVYGMGWFPDFPDADNYLAPFLDKDNTLGSPYVNSKIRGSLIPDSRREADRLTASKSLTTIQDIVADDVPILPLWQGKQYIAARDDITGAEWALNSSSTLQLWELGRGVGS
- a CDS encoding site-2 protease family protein, with amino-acid sequence MTGSGRRFERGDIVDESGGSGQPRSGTDEATERHEGPQVPAGPAADATRSGPDRHEPPAGQAPTDPDAPAPDPARPHPEAPAGPAPHGASGDGPATSTPPTGPAAPRDAPDHRPGPDGDTSAGTARPADTAPDHGTPEEASAGAGTGPGAASPQRAHGRPDTGTDPSAHHRTLAHSGTGGDGGTGVDGGPGRPKPPRRGREPGGGLLMGRPFGVPVYVAPSWFLVAALITWVFGGQLDRVLPELGALRYLVSLFFAVAFYASVLVHELAHTVAALRFKLPVRRIQLQFFGGVSEIEKEAETPGREFVLAFVGPLLSLVLSGLFYLAMLAVEPGTVPGVLLAGLMISNLIVAAFNLLPGLPLDGGRMLRAVVWKITGRPMSGTVAAAWVGRALAVSVLIGLPLLTQSGALGETQDNIGGMDTVTDALLAAILAAIIWTGAGNSLRMARLREHLPELRARSLTRRAVPVETSTPLSEALRRANDAGARALVVVDSDGEPLSLVREAAIVGVPEHRRPWVAVSGLAQDITDGMRVSAELAGEPLLDVLRATPATEYLVVEESGEIYGVLSAADVERAFVKAMARPS